A single genomic interval of Helianthus annuus cultivar XRQ/B chromosome 13, HanXRQr2.0-SUNRISE, whole genome shotgun sequence harbors:
- the LOC110903267 gene encoding expansin-A7, which translates to MASFYHSWSFCCFSSIVTLVFSWFVKPSGAVYHGYVPSPWTLAHATFYGDESASATMGGACGYGNLITNGYGTDTAALSSTIFSDGYACGQCYQIKCVQSPWCYSGYTTVTATNLCPPNWSQDSNNGGWCNPPRTHFDMAKPAFMKIAKWKAGIVPVMYRRVPCNAIRKGGIRFSFQGNGYWLLVYVMNVAGAGDIHKMWVKGTKTGWISMSHNWGASYQAFATLQGQALSFRLTSYTTKQTITAYNVAPANWNLGLTYQAHVNFH; encoded by the exons ATGGCTTCCTTTTATCATTCATGGAGCTTTTGCTGTTTTTCTAGCATTGTCACACTCGTCTTCTCATGGTTCGTAAAGCCTAGTGGAGCTGTCTACCATGGCTACGTTCCGAGCCCATGGACCCTAGCCCACGCCACATTTTATGGCGATGAGTCTGCATCCGCAACCATGG GGGGTGCTTGTGGATATGGAAACTTGATTACTAACGGATATGGAACTGATACGGCTGCATTGAGCTCAACGATCTTTAGCGATGGATACGCATGTGGTCAGTGTTACCAAATAAAGTGTGTCCAATCTCCATGGTGCTATAGTGGTTACACAACCGTAACGGCCACCAACCTCTGCCCACCAAACTGGTCTCAGGATTCAAACAATGGTGGGTGGTGCAACCCTCCCCGAACCCATTTCGACATGGCTAAGCCCGCGTTCATGAAAATTGCTAAATGGAAAGCCGGCATTGTTCCTGTCATGTATCGCAG GGTTCCATGCAATGCCATCAGGAAAGGTGGGATCAGGTTTTCTTTTCAAGGAAATGGGTACTGGTTGTTGGTGTATGTGATGAATGTTGCTGGTGCTGGTGACATCCATAAGATGTGGGTCAAAGGGACCAAGACCGGTTGGATCAGCATGAGCCATAACTGGGGTGCTTCTTACCAAGCTTTCGCGACTCTTCAAGGTCAAGCCCTCTCCTTCAGGCTAACTTCATACACCACAAAACAGACCATTACGGCTTACAATGTCGCCCCGGCTAATTGGAACCTAGGGTTGACATACCAAGCCCATGTCAACTTCCATTGA